The proteins below come from a single Fusarium verticillioides 7600 chromosome 3, whole genome shotgun sequence genomic window:
- a CDS encoding farnesyl pyrophosphate synthase has translation MAQQTTLEEFNSVYPKLEEALLDHARSYKLPQEQLDWYKRSLEVNPLGGKCNRGMSVPDSVSLLLEKPLTEEQYFQAATLGWMTELLQAFFLVSDDIMDSSITRRGQPCWYRQEGVGMIAINDAFMLESAIYTLLKKYFRSHPAYVDLIELFHETTFQTELGQLCDLLTAPEDNVNLDNFSLEKYSFIVIYKTAYYSFYLPVALALHQLNLATPSNLKQAEDILIPLGEYFQIQDDYLDNFGKPEHIGKIGTDIKDNKCSWLVNQALAVATPEQRKILEENYGRKDDDKEKVVKKLYDDLNLEQRYLDYEEKVVGQIRERIANIDENDGLKKTVFEAFLAKIYKRSK, from the exons ATGGCTCAACAAACCACCCTTGAGGAGTTCAACTCCGTTTaccccaagcttgaggaggctCTTCTCGACCATGCCCGCTCCTACAAGCTGCCTCAAGAGCAGCTCGACTGGTACAAAAGA TCTCTCGAAGTCAACCCTCTCGGTGGAAAATGCAACCGCGGCATGTCCGTCCCCGACTCggtctccctcctcctcgagaagcCTCTTACCGAAGAGCAGTACTTCCAAGCTGCTACGCTTGGCTGGATGACAGAGCTCCTTCAGGCCTTCTTTCTCGTCTCCGACGACATCATGGATTCGAGCATTACCCGCCGTGGCCAGCCCTGTTGGTATCGTCAGGAGGGTGTTGGCATGATAGCTATCAACGACGCTTTCATGCTTGAATCCGCCATTTACacacttctcaagaagtaCTTCCGCTCTCACCCCGCCTACGTCGATCTTATCGAGCTTTTCCACGAGACCACCTTTCAGACCGAGCTCGGCCAGCTGTGCGACCTCCTCACCGCTCCTGAAGACAAtgtcaacctcgacaacttcTCTCTTGAGAAGTATAGTTTCATCGTCATTTATAAGACCGCCTATTACTCATTCTACCTTCCCGTCGCCCTCGCCCTTCaccagctcaacctcgccaCTCCCAGCAATCTCAAGCAAGCTGAGGATATCCTCATTCCTCTCGGGGAGTACTTCCAAATTCAAGATGATTATCTTGACAACTTCGGCAAGCCTGAGCATATAGGCAAGATCGGCACTGACATCAAAGATAACAAGTGCTCTTGGCTCGTCAACCAGGCCCTAGCCGTAGCAACCCCTGAGCAGCGAAAGATTCTTGAGGAAAACTATGGCCGTaaggacgatgacaaggagaaggtcgTCAAAAAGCTTTACGATGACCTCAATCTCGAGCAGCGTTATCTTGACTATGAGGAAAAGGTTGTCGGCCAGATTCGTGAGCGCATTGCTAACATCGATGAGAACGATGGTCTCAAGAAAACTGTTTTCGAGGCCTTCCTTGCCAAGATCTACAAGCGCAGCAAGTAA